From one Trifolium pratense cultivar HEN17-A07 linkage group LG1, ARS_RC_1.1, whole genome shotgun sequence genomic stretch:
- the LOC123904168 gene encoding peptidyl-prolyl cis-trans isomerase FKBP17-1, chloroplastic-like isoform X2 codes for MKMMIIECCVSRSTTRVCATLPQTKYPCNITRRPLSLSLISTTFSALIFSLTPQPSFSSPSSSSKFPIADFSELPNSGGVKALELLVGSGEVPEDGDQVEIHYYGRLAAKQGWRFDSTYDHKDENGDPNPFVFVLGSGKFFDRQRLFTTIFNPTRLANGEGSTLGTLIFDIELVGLRHHQ; via the exons atgaagatgatgataatAGAATGTTGTGTCTCTAGAAGTACAACACGTGTCTGTGCCACTCTCCCTCAAACAAAATATCCATGTAACATTACAAGAAGACCTTTATCTTTGTCTCTCATCTCCACCACTTTCTCTGCTTTAATCTTCTCACTTACTCCTCAACCTTCATTTTCTTctccatcatcttcttcaaaatTTCCAATAGCTGATTTTTCCGAGCTCCCAAATTCTGGTGGTGTTAAGGCTTTGGAACTCCTTGTTGGTTCTGGTGAAGTTCCTGAAGATGGTGATCAG GTTGAGATTCATTACTATGGTAGACTAGCAGCAAAACAAGGATGGCGTTTTGATTCAACCTATGATCACAAAGATGAGAATGGTGATCCTAATCCTTTTGTCTTTGTCCTTGGCTCTGGAAAG TTCTTTGACAGGCAGAGGCTGTTCACTACCATTTTTAATCCAACTCGTCTTGCAAATGGTGAAGGCTCCACTTTAGGAACACTTATATTTGATATTGAACTGGTTGGTCTGAGGCATCATCAGTGA
- the LOC123904168 gene encoding peptidyl-prolyl cis-trans isomerase FKBP17-1, chloroplastic-like isoform X1 — MKMMIIECCVSRSTTRVCATLPQTKYPCNITRRPLSLSLISTTFSALIFSLTPQPSFSSPSSSSKFPIADFSELPNSGGVKALELLVGSGEVPEDGDQVEIHYYGRLAAKQGWRFDSTYDHKDENGDPNPFVFVLGSGKVISGIDVAVRSMKVGGIRRVIIPPSLGYQNTSQEPLPPNFFDRQRLFTTIFNPTRLANGEGSTLGTLIFDIELVGLRHHQ, encoded by the exons atgaagatgatgataatAGAATGTTGTGTCTCTAGAAGTACAACACGTGTCTGTGCCACTCTCCCTCAAACAAAATATCCATGTAACATTACAAGAAGACCTTTATCTTTGTCTCTCATCTCCACCACTTTCTCTGCTTTAATCTTCTCACTTACTCCTCAACCTTCATTTTCTTctccatcatcttcttcaaaatTTCCAATAGCTGATTTTTCCGAGCTCCCAAATTCTGGTGGTGTTAAGGCTTTGGAACTCCTTGTTGGTTCTGGTGAAGTTCCTGAAGATGGTGATCAG GTTGAGATTCATTACTATGGTAGACTAGCAGCAAAACAAGGATGGCGTTTTGATTCAACCTATGATCACAAAGATGAGAATGGTGATCCTAATCCTTTTGTCTTTGTCCTTGGCTCTGGAAAG GTAATTTCTGGAATTGATGTGGCAGTGAGATCAATGAAAGTAGGTGGTATTCGTAGAGTCATCATACCACCATCACTTGGgtaccaaaacacatcacaggAACCTCTCCCACCTAAT TTCTTTGACAGGCAGAGGCTGTTCACTACCATTTTTAATCCAACTCGTCTTGCAAATGGTGAAGGCTCCACTTTAGGAACACTTATATTTGATATTGAACTGGTTGGTCTGAGGCATCATCAGTGA